GATTCTTCCGCACAACTTCCCCGAGCTGCTCGCGGCGCAGATCGCGATCCTCAAGAAGGAATCGTTCAAGTGCCTGCCCGATTTCCCAACGGGCGGGCTGATGGACGCGCGTGATTATCGCGACGGCCGCGGCACGGTAAAGGTGCGCGCCAAGATCAAGGTCAAGGACGAGCAAACCGTCGTCATCAAGGAAATCCCGCCCGGCACGACGACCGACTCGCTCATCGCGTCCATCGAGGACGCCGCGCGCAAGGGCAAGATCAAGGTCAAGACGATCAACGACTTTACGTCCGAGGACGTCGAGATCGAGATCAAGGCGCCGGCGGGTGTGAGCGCGGCGCAGTTGGAGGACGCCCTCTACGCATTCACCGACTGCGAGGTCACCATCGCGAGCCGCATCGTGGTCATCCGCGAGAACCGCCCCGTCGAACTGACCGTCAGCGAGGTGTTGCGCGAGAACACCGGGCGCGTCGTCGCGCTGCTCAAGCACGAACTCGAACTCAAGCAGCGCCAGCTCGAGGACGAGCTGCACTTCCGCACGCTGGAGCGCATCTTCATCGAGGAACGCATCTACAAGCTCATCGAGAAATGCCGGACCCGCGACGCCGTGCTCGCGGCGGTGCGCGACGGCTTCAAGCCGTTCCGCCGCCAGTTGCTCCGCGAGTTGACCGACGCCGACGTCGAGCGCCTGCTGCAGGTGCGCATCCGGCGCATCTCGCTCTTTGACATCGCGCAGCACCGCGAGGAGATGGAGCAGACCAAGACCGGGCTCGGCGAGACGCGCCGGCACCTGAAGAACGTGGTGAAGTTCGCCCTCGCGCACCTTGAAGCGCTGCTGGAGAAATACGGCCCGCAGTATCCGCGGCTCTCGACGAAGTCCTCGCGGCACGAGGAGGTGGACGCGAAGGCCGTCGCGTTCAAGGCGTTCAAGGTCGCCTACGACCGCGAGAGCGGCTACGTGGGCCACAAGGTCAGCGGCGACGAGTTCAAACTCGAATGCACCAAGTTCGACAAGGTCCTCATCGTCTCGAAGGACGGCACCTACAAGGTCACGGAGCTGCCGGAGAAACTGTTCGTCGGGCCGGATCTGTTCTACTGCGGGCTGCCCGAGCGCGAGCGCGTGTTCACCTGCGTTTACACCGACCGTGAGGCGACCTATCTGAAGCGCTTCACCTTCGGCGGCTCGATCCTCAACAAGGTTTATCGCTGCATCCCCGACAAGGCGCGCATTTTGTTCTTCGCGCCCGACACGCCCAAGCTGCTTTACGTGCGCTACAAGCCCGCGTTGCATCAGAAGATCCACCAGCAAACGTGCAAGCCCGACCAGGTGGACGTGAAAAGCCCGAAAACCCGCGGCCGGATGATCTCGGTCAAGGCCATCGGCTCCGTGACCGCCGAGCCCACGCGCGGCTGGGACGAGCATGCGACGACGACCGAGATTCTGTTTGCGTGACGCTGCGCCGGACGTGACGCTCGGCGTTCGACCCGCGGAGCTGAATTGGGGCCGGTGACGGCCGGAAAGAAACGACCCGACTTATGCCAGACGACTATCAAATCGGCTCCGATGTGGAGTGGCTCAAGCACTCGAACGAGGAACTCGCGCGGCTGCTGAAGAAGCGCGACCGGCACATCGCGTTGCTTCGCATCACACTGCTGCTCGCGCTCGGCGCGCTCGGCTGGGCGGTGTGGAAGTTCAGCCGGAAGGCGCCGGTGAACGAGTTGTGGAACTTCTGAGCCGGGCGCGCGCGATCCGGGCGGAGGGGCACAGCCGCCGTCGTCAGTGATACTCCTGCACGGTGCGGACTTCGTAGCCGGACTTTTTCAGCGCGGCGATGCCGAGGGCGGCGGCGCGCGCGCCCGAGAGCGTCGTCATGATCGGCGTGTTGGTGTAAACGGCGGTGGTGCGAATCTTCACCTCGTCGGCGCGCGGCGTGGCGCCGCTGGGCGTGTTGATGACGAGTTGGATGTCCCGGTTCTTGAGCAGGTCAATGGCGTTGGGCCGGCCTTCGGACAGCTTGAAGACGCGTTCCACTTCCAGCCCGGCTTTTTCCAGCACCGATGCCGTGCCGCCGGTGGCGACGAGGTCGAACCCGAGACCGGCGAACTGTCGCGCGACTTCGGCCACGTCTTTCTTGTGGTGGTCGCTGACGCTGATGAAGACCCTGCCCTTGAGCGGCAACGGCGCGAGCGCGGCCATTTGCGACTTGGCGTAGGCGATGCCAAGGTCGGCGTCCAGACCCATGACCTCGCCGGTCGAGCGCATCTCGGGCGAGAGTAGAATGTCCTGCCCGTGAAAGCGGTTGAACGGGAATACGGACTCCTTCACGGCCCAATACTTCGGCCAAACTTCCTGGGTGAAGCCGAGTGCCTTGAGCGACTTGCCGGCCATGACTTTCGCGGCGAGTTTCGCGAGCGGGAATCCGATGGCCTTGCTGACGAACGGCACGGTGCGCGACGCGCGCGGGTTGACCTCGAGGCAATACACATCGTCGCCCTTCACGGCGTATTGCACGTTCATCAGGCCGATGACCTTGAGTTCGCGCGCCATCGCGTGCGTGTAATCGCGGATGGTGGCGATGACGTTCTCGGAAAGCGTGTGCGGCGGCAGCACCATCGCGGCGTCGCCCGAGTGGACGCCGGCGAACTCGATGTGCTCGAGCATCCCGCCGAGGATGATCGTGCCGTCAGCCGGGTTGTCGAAGTGCCCGACATCGGCGATGCAGTCCACGTCCACCTCGGTGGCGTCCTCGAGGAATTTGTCCACGAGCACGGGACGTTCGGGTGAAGCCTCGACGGCGAACCTCATGTAGTGCGACAGCTCCGCGTCGGAATAGACGATCTGCATCGCGCGACCGCCGAGCACAAAGCTCGGGCGCACGAGCACGGGATAGCCGAGTTTCTTCGAGGCCGCGAGCGCCTCGGCCTCGTTCACCGCAAGGCCGTTGGCCGGCTGCGGGATGTTGAGCTTGCGCAGCATCGCGGCGAAGAGCTTGCGGTCCTCGGCGGTCTCGATGCTCTGAGGCGAGGTGCCGATGATGTTGACGCCGTTCTTCTGGAGGCCGAGCGCGAGGTTGAGTGGCGTCTGCCCGCCGAATTGCGCGATGGCGCCCCAGCATTGCTCGCGCTCGTAAATGTGCAGCACGTCCTCGAGCGTGAGCGGCTCGAAGAAAAGTTTGTCGCTCGTGTCGTAGTCGGTCGAGACTGTCTCGGGATTGGAGTTGACCATCAGCGTCTCGAAGCCGTCCTCCTTGAGCGCGAAGGCGGCGTGGACGCAGCAGTAGTCGAACTCGATGCCCTGCCCGATGCGGTTCGGGCCGCCGCCGAGGATCATCACCTTCTTCTTCGGCGTGGCCTT
This genomic interval from Verrucomicrobiota bacterium contains the following:
- a CDS encoding DNA topoisomerase IV subunit A translates to MSAARNKPDAAQPELPIGGAPKPAPSKSRRDGNGSGRIVAESVTSPHAAARPFVPGKIELPLHRRMDRGFLEYASYVIRDRAIPHLADGLKPVQRRILWALHEKDDGKFIKVANVTGHAMQYHPHGDASIGDALVVLTNKRYLIEGQGNFGNVFTGDLAAAPRYIECRLTELARNELFNDEITAFVPSYDGRNREPVTLPCKLPLLLMLGTEGIAVGLSAKILPHNFPELLAAQIAILKKESFKCLPDFPTGGLMDARDYRDGRGTVKVRAKIKVKDEQTVVIKEIPPGTTTDSLIASIEDAARKGKIKVKTINDFTSEDVEIEIKAPAGVSAAQLEDALYAFTDCEVTIASRIVVIRENRPVELTVSEVLRENTGRVVALLKHELELKQRQLEDELHFRTLERIFIEERIYKLIEKCRTRDAVLAAVRDGFKPFRRQLLRELTDADVERLLQVRIRRISLFDIAQHREEMEQTKTGLGETRRHLKNVVKFALAHLEALLEKYGPQYPRLSTKSSRHEEVDAKAVAFKAFKVAYDRESGYVGHKVSGDEFKLECTKFDKVLIVSKDGTYKVTELPEKLFVGPDLFYCGLPERERVFTCVYTDREATYLKRFTFGGSILNKVYRCIPDKARILFFAPDTPKLLYVRYKPALHQKIHQQTCKPDQVDVKSPKTRGRMISVKAIGSVTAEPTRGWDEHATTTEILFA
- the carB gene encoding carbamoyl-phosphate synthase large subunit: MTPEQLAKAKSLGFSDRQVAHLTGRTEDDIRAQRKHLGLVPSYRLVDTCAAEFEAYTPYYYSTYDRGDDEVKATPKKKVMILGGGPNRIGQGIEFDYCCVHAAFALKEDGFETLMVNSNPETVSTDYDTSDKLFFEPLTLEDVLHIYEREQCWGAIAQFGGQTPLNLALGLQKNGVNIIGTSPQSIETAEDRKLFAAMLRKLNIPQPANGLAVNEAEALAASKKLGYPVLVRPSFVLGGRAMQIVYSDAELSHYMRFAVEASPERPVLVDKFLEDATEVDVDCIADVGHFDNPADGTIILGGMLEHIEFAGVHSGDAAMVLPPHTLSENVIATIRDYTHAMARELKVIGLMNVQYAVKGDDVYCLEVNPRASRTVPFVSKAIGFPLAKLAAKVMAGKSLKALGFTQEVWPKYWAVKESVFPFNRFHGQDILLSPEMRSTGEVMGLDADLGIAYAKSQMAALAPLPLKGRVFISVSDHHKKDVAEVARQFAGLGFDLVATGGTASVLEKAGLEVERVFKLSEGRPNAIDLLKNRDIQLVINTPSGATPRADEVKIRTTAVYTNTPIMTTLSGARAAALGIAALKKSGYEVRTVQEYH